The genomic segment GGACACCATCTGTGATGGTGTCCCTTTTTCTACGATTTCAGAAATCCCAATCCAGCAAGTCCTCCAGCAGTTCGCGGGAAAATGCTAATTGCTCCGGTGTGTATTTATCCAGAAAACCCATAAATCGCTGTTCAATGTCCTGATGCACCTGGTGATGAATCTTATACAGCTTTTGTCCCTTTGCGGTTAGCCGGTAGTACACTTCTTTCTTATTATCAACCAGCTGTTGCCTTTTAATTAAATCAAGCTTCCATAACTTTTTGCTGATCCGTGTTATGGACCCTTTCGTTAAGTTGACTTTTTCCGAAATCGTGGTGACGTTAATGGGACCATGATCTCCGATACAGGCAATGAAATGAATTTCGGATAGCGTAAGGTTTAGCTTCATTCCCATCTCGGATTCCAGCTTCTGCATCTCTTCCGCCATTCGTGTAGTTAAATTGCTTTCTCGCTGCTCTTGCTGCGTAACGAGCTGTATGTAAAGCTGCATAATCCGCTGCTTGGAAAGCTCTGTGTTTTGCATATCATGTCTCCTAAATAACCATCTCCTCTCCATTATATACTGATTGTTTCGAGAAAAACAATTTATTTTGTTTCGCACAAAACAATCCTGCAACAATTAAACTTGCCCGCACCAGTGAGTGATTCCTTTCCGAATGGCTTCCATCGGATTAGACTCTGACTGGGAAACAGCCCAAGCGACATATCCATCCGGTCGAATCAGCGCTGTATGCACGTCATGCCAGTCAGTAGCTCCCTCAGCAAGCGAAGCGCGAAGCACATGGACATGCTTGTATTTCGACCAATCGAAAGCATTGTCCAATCGTTCATCCGATCCTAAATGTAGCAAAAGGAATGAACCGGAATGAAAAAGCTCGTATGCATTCTGGCACTCACCGTTCTCCAGACGCAGATTCAACTCTGTAAAACGTCGACCATTCAATACATGCGGCTGCATCTCCCCATCCGGTTCATATTGGATATTGAATGCAGAGATTTGGGTAGCCAGCAGATAATTTGCCTCGGGTATTTGCAGCAGGTCGGACACCATATTCCTCAAAGCGATAACGGATGGGGAGAATTCCATACTACCGAACAGCAACGACTGCACCTGAGTATTCGTTAGCAATGCGGTATTGATGGGGAAACGCTCCGTATGATAGCTGTCCAACAGCCAATCCGGTGCCCAACCTTTTAATTGGGCCGCCAGCTTCCACCCTAGGTTGATTGCCTCTTGCAGGCCAACGTTCATCCCCTGTCCTCCGGCTGGAAAATGAATATGCGCCGCATCTCCCGCCAGGAAAATCCGTCTCTCCCGATAACGCTGAGCTTGCAAGGTCGCATTTCCAAAACGAGTCATCCAAAACGGGTCGGAAATCCCCAAATCGTCGCCAAGAATACGCAGTAAACTAGTGCGCAATTCCTCCAAGGAAACTGGTTCTTCCTTTGGCACTGCCATTCGCTCCGGATCGATCAGCACCACCCGATGCATCCCTTTTGGCAAGGGTACAATCATGACCAAACCATGCTCATTAAAGTGTGAAGCAGCTCCTGATTCTGGGGGATTTTTCAAAACAACATCCCCCTGCATAGCTGTAAAAGTAGCATTTTTGCCGATAAACGGAATGCCTGCCTCCTTGCGGACAATGCTGGCAGCTCCGTCTGCACCGACCACATAGAGTGCCGTAAGCACAGCCTTTCCATTCGGCACGGAAGCCTCAACCTCAACCCCGTGCTGATCTTGGTGTACGGCCATTACCTCCACTTCTCTGCGTATTTCCACCCCTAGACTTTTTGCCCACTCCTCTAGTATCTTCTCCGTGTCATGTTGGGGAATAATCAGTGTGTAGTTAGAGGAAGAATCCAAGACAGAAAAATCCAAGCGTGTATCAAGCGCAGCAAAATGCCCCGTCGAAATCGGCTTTACTCTATCAAGTAATTTCGCTTTCAACCCGCGCAAATCCAGGATTTCAAGTGTGCGCGGATGTACAGTGAGTGCCCGTGAATACGGAGTCGTTTCCTTTAACCGCTCAAGTACGCACACCTTCATTTTAGCCAACGCCAGCTCTCCAGCCACCATCATGCCAACTGGTCCACCACCAACAATAATCACGTCATAATCAACCTGCATTGAAACCACTCCTCTTTTTGTTTTGCACGAAACAATATGAATATATCACATCTTTTTTTAATTGAAAACCATTTTCAATTAAATACTTTTTAAAGACGATGCCAGCAAATGAAAAGGCGACCCCTTCTCGAATGGAGGAAGAGATCGCCTTTTTCTATTTTCTTATCGTTTTGCTACAACAATGGCATAGACATGACCTTGGTCATTTGTCCACAAATCCACTTTGTCTTTGGTGGAAAGATCGCTTTCTTTCAAGTCATTACCGTTGTAGTATTTGATCTTTGCGTCTTCCGTCATCTTCAAGCTCGTCGATACGTCACCGAAGAATACGTATTTGTCTTTGTTCACACGGGATTCGATTCCGACGAAACTCACGTTTTCTTTCGCAAGTTTTCCACTGATGGAAGCAGCAATGACATCACCGTCACGATCAAGAGTCAATGTCACGTACTCAAATTGATCAACGTCTTCAATCGCGTCCTCATCCGTTACATCGTACGTCTTGCCGTTAACCTCTACTTTCGCGGAAGTCACCTTGCCGTCATCGTTACGAACCTCAACAGAGTCAACCACGCCGCTTACTTTCCTAGGCGCACCTGTAACGGCTTTTACTTTGCCAGCGTTGTTGAGTGTCAGCGTGTACTCTTTGTCGTTGGATGCTGCATCGCTGTCAATTGTGACGCCGGACAAGAGCTCATACACTTTCCCGTTCACGGTAATTTTGGAACCGGATTTTTTCGTCACGTATCCTTTTACGGTTTGCTTTTCCAAAGTCAGTTCCACAATGTCATTCGTGCCGACATTGTATTTCCACGTAAGGATACGGTGGTCATTAAACTGATCGGTTTTAACCATGGTTGGTGATACGGAGTCACCATCGACTGTCAGCTTCGCGTTGGTCAAGATATCGTAGGTTTTCCCGTCGATTTTCACAGTTGCCAGCTTTCCTGCTGCATACGCGGTTGTGTCGGAGACCAGCTTGTTCGTAGCTGCTCCTACACCCTGCTCTACTTTCACCAGATTTCCATTCTTGTCAAACGTAAGCACTGCAATTTGGCCGCTCGTCAACTCATCCAGCTCATCTACTTCGTCTTCGTCTACGAACAACTCAGTATCTTCATGCACCTCGTAATTGACGCCAGCAACGCGAATCAGGTTTTTGTTTGTATCAACGGTGATCGTATCCGTGAAGCTCAGCTTCGTGTAAACAAGCTCGGATACTTTGCCGTCTACATTGAGTGTCAGCTCGACCAAGTCGTCTTTTTCGATGTCAGAGAACGATGCACTTGTTGCTTTCGCCTCTGGATGCGCCTTGCCTTTGATCGTTGCTTTGGAATCCAGAACATATGTCGTGCCGTCTACCCTCAGCTCTTTCTTCGAGTTGGAACCGCTCACGGAAGATACTTTTTCCACAATTCCTTTTGTCGTGTTGTCGCTAATCGTGATGGACTTGATCTTGCCATTGTCGCCAACGACTGCCACAAACTTTTGGCCGATGTGAGAACGGCTTACATTTACACCATCTTCTACTTCCAAAACGACTTCTCTTCCATTGACGATTGCCTTGAATTTCTTCTCATCGCCTACAGCCGTTGTAAAATTAAGGCCAGTCTTCACGATCCCTTCGACGATTTCGGAGTCAGAAGTAACAACGGTGAGGAAAGCCACTCGGCCGTTTTTCGTGATGTATTCTACTTGCGCGCCTACGACCAGATTGCCGTATACTTGCGCGGAATCAGCAATTTCGATTTCTTTGTTTTGTCCGACTAGTTTCAGCTTTTTGCCAGACTTGTCATACGAAGCGACTGCGCCCTTTACTACTGGCAGCTTTTGAATGGTTCCTTTTGCATTGCCATCTTTGTCGTAGTATGCGCCGTTTGCGTATACAGGCGTTTCCATGAACTTATCTGTATACTTCGCGACGATATCACGCGGAGCTGCTGCTGTCGGTGTTTCTTTTGCATCGTAGATACCTGCTCTGTCCGCTTCCAGCAAGTACGGGATGTACCACTCGCTTGATGCTGATGGACGAACGTCGATCTTCAAGCCTTGAACGTAAACAGTCAACGCTTCCGCAATTTTTACATTGTGATTCGGTTTGAAGGTGCCATCTGGATAGCCCTTGATAATGCCTTGCGATACAGCGAGATTGATATAGCCTGTCGCCCAGTGATCTGCAGGCAGATCTTTAAAGACTGTTTTTCCTTGCAAGAGCTTTGCTTGCGCATCTGTGTACCCAAGTGCCAGCACCGCAACTTTGGCGAACTCCGCTCTCGTCACTTCTTTATTCGGCTTGAACGTGCCATCGGTATATCCTTTTAACACACCTGCATAATTCAATTTCAGAATCGCGTCTTTATTAACGTTTCCTCCGATGTCGGAGAATGGCAGTGCCGTAGCAGCCAATCCGGTCCCCGGCAATGCAAGCGAACCTGCCAGAACCGCTGTCGCCAATAATTTTTTGAAATCCTTGCTTGCCCGATTCTTTGCTTTTTGCAAAATAAACCCC from the Brevibacillus brevis genome contains:
- a CDS encoding MarR family transcriptional regulator, translating into MQNTELSKQRIMQLYIQLVTQQEQRESNLTTRMAEEMQKLESEMGMKLNLTLSEIHFIACIGDHGPINVTTISEKVNLTKGSITRISKKLWKLDLIKRQQLVDNKKEVYYRLTAKGQKLYKIHHQVHQDIEQRFMGFLDKYTPEQLAFSRELLEDLLDWDF
- a CDS encoding monooxygenase, with amino-acid sequence MQVDYDVIIVGGGPVGMMVAGELALAKMKVCVLERLKETTPYSRALTVHPRTLEILDLRGLKAKLLDRVKPISTGHFAALDTRLDFSVLDSSSNYTLIIPQHDTEKILEEWAKSLGVEIRREVEVMAVHQDQHGVEVEASVPNGKAVLTALYVVGADGAASIVRKEAGIPFIGKNATFTAMQGDVVLKNPPESGAASHFNEHGLVMIVPLPKGMHRVVLIDPERMAVPKEEPVSLEELRTSLLRILGDDLGISDPFWMTRFGNATLQAQRYRERRIFLAGDAAHIHFPAGGQGMNVGLQEAINLGWKLAAQLKGWAPDWLLDSYHTERFPINTALLTNTQVQSLLFGSMEFSPSVIALRNMVSDLLQIPEANYLLATQISAFNIQYEPDGEMQPHVLNGRRFTELNLRLENGECQNAYELFHSGSFLLLHLGSDERLDNAFDWSKYKHVHVLRASLAEGATDWHDVHTALIRPDGYVAWAVSQSESNPMEAIRKGITHWCGQV
- a CDS encoding S-layer homology domain-containing protein; amino-acid sequence: MQKAKNRASKDFKKLLATAVLAGSLALPGTGLAATALPFSDIGGNVNKDAILKLNYAGVLKGYTDGTFKPNKEVTRAEFAKVAVLALGYTDAQAKLLQGKTVFKDLPADHWATGYINLAVSQGIIKGYPDGTFKPNHNVKIAEALTVYVQGLKIDVRPSASSEWYIPYLLEADRAGIYDAKETPTAAAPRDIVAKYTDKFMETPVYANGAYYDKDGNAKGTIQKLPVVKGAVASYDKSGKKLKLVGQNKEIEIADSAQVYGNLVVGAQVEYITKNGRVAFLTVVTSDSEIVEGIVKTGLNFTTAVGDEKKFKAIVNGREVVLEVEDGVNVSRSHIGQKFVAVVGDNGKIKSITISDNTTKGIVEKVSSVSGSNSKKELRVDGTTYVLDSKATIKGKAHPEAKATSASFSDIEKDDLVELTLNVDGKVSELVYTKLSFTDTITVDTNKNLIRVAGVNYEVHEDTELFVDEDEVDELDELTSGQIAVLTFDKNGNLVKVEQGVGAATNKLVSDTTAYAAGKLATVKIDGKTYDILTNAKLTVDGDSVSPTMVKTDQFNDHRILTWKYNVGTNDIVELTLEKQTVKGYVTKKSGSKITVNGKVYELLSGVTIDSDAASNDKEYTLTLNNAGKVKAVTGAPRKVSGVVDSVEVRNDDGKVTSAKVEVNGKTYDVTDEDAIEDVDQFEYVTLTLDRDGDVIAASISGKLAKENVSFVGIESRVNKDKYVFFGDVSTSLKMTEDAKIKYYNGNDLKESDLSTKDKVDLWTNDQGHVYAIVVAKR